The Elaeis guineensis isolate ETL-2024a chromosome 13, EG11, whole genome shotgun sequence genome includes a region encoding these proteins:
- the LOC105060979 gene encoding uncharacterized protein: MAANNNAISPSQNIPRFAGINYQFWRVKMKTLFVSCDLWELVENGFVDLADSEEVPRLTVAQRNELKEKKKKDAKALFMIQQALDEAIFPRVIGATTSKEAWDLLQDEYQGSSRMKAFDTIQDFFTKVSSLVNEIRSLGEDLIEQKIVEKVLRSLPPGFDHVVAAIEESKDLPEYSLIELMGSLQAHEQRLNRSADTSMEHAFQTKVNQKKKRVEDSGRGSNGGGPRYGNPTRGRGHGRSNGQQKYFNGGNEDRGCSNHMTENRNFFVEIVEAVKSQVKMGDNNKVFSDVVVNGFGASTDDSMIWHRRFCHLNFVGLYLLQRMNMVAGLSMVKDDHSKLTANYTPQQNGMVEHKNKTIVETAKSMMKDKGLPKEFWVEAVAVVVYVLNRFLTCSVKGKTPYEAWSGRKPNENNGREMPIIIVDESSNLETISPHESPSTTTDTLSSSSIDSTPRRVRNLADIYASCEFACFAMEPTCFEDAVDKEEWVIAMKKELAATEKNNTWSLVDLPIGKEAIDLKWIYRSKFNPDRTLQKNKA, encoded by the exons ATGGCTGCCAACAACAATGCCATAAGCCCCTCTCAGAATATTCCCCGGTTTGCTGGTATTAATTATCAGTTTTGGCGTGTTAAGATGAAGACCTTGTTTGTATCATGCGATCTCTGGGAATTGGTTGAGAATGGATTTGTAGATCTTGCTGATTCAGAAGAGGTACCAAGATTGACAGTAGCTCAGCGCAATGAgctgaaagagaagaaaaagaaagatgccaAAGCCTTGTTTATGATTCAGCAGGCTTTGGATGAGGCCATTTTTCCAAGAGTAATAGGTGCAACGACATCAAAAGAAGCATGGGATTTGCTTCAAGACGAGTATCAAGGCTCGAGCAGG ATGAAAGCTTTTGACACAATTCAGGATTTCTTCACAAAGGTATCATCTCTTGTGAATGAAATCAGGTCTCTTGGAGAAGATTTGATAGAGCAAAAGATTGTTGAGAAGGTTCTAAGAAGCCTTCCTCCTGGATTTGATCATGTTGTTGCAGCGATTGAAGAGTCTAAAGATTTGCCTGAATATTCACTGATTGAGCTAATGGGATCTCTCCAAGCACATGAGCAGCGGCTGAATAGATCAGCTGACACTTCCATGGAGCATGCATTTCAAACGAAggtgaatcaaaaaaaaaaaagggttgaagACTCAGGAAGAGGAAGTAATGGCGGAGGTCCTAGATATGGAAATCCAACACGTGGAAGGGGTCATGGCAGATCTAATGGCCAGCAAAAATACTTCAATGGAGGTAATGAAG ATCGTGGTTGCAGCAACCATATGACAGAAAACAGAAATTTCTTTGTGGAGATTGTTGAAGCTGTGAAGTCTCAAGTCAAAATGGGAGACAACAACAAAGT ATTTTCTGATGTTGTCGTTAATGGTTTTGGTGCTTCTACTGATGATTCAATGATCTGGCATAGAAGATTTTGTCATCTTAACTTTGTTGGGTTGTATTTGCTGCAAAGAATGAATATGGTAGCTGGCCTATCAATGGTGAAAGATGACCATAGCAAG CTTACAGCTAACTACACTCCTCAGCAAAATGGTATGGTAGAACATAAGAATAAAACTATTGTTGAGACAGCCAAGAGCATGATGAAGGATAAAGGACTTCCAAAAGAATTTTGGGTAGAAGCTGTAGCAGTTGTAGTGTATGTGCTTAACAGATTTCTAACTTGTTCTGTTAAAGGAAAAACTCCATATGAAGCATGGAGTGGAAGGAAACCAAAC GAAAATAATGGTAGAGAAATGCCTATCATTATTGTGGATGAAAGTTCTAATTTGGAGACAATCAGCCCACATGAATCACCATCTACAACCACAGACACTCTTTCATCATCCTCCATAGATTCAACTCCAAGAAGGGTAAGAAATCTTGCTGATATCTATGCTTCATGTGAGTTTGCTTGTTTTGCCATGGAACCTACTTGTTTTGAGGATGCAGTGGATAAAGAAGAATGGGTAATTGCCATGAAGAAAGAGCTTGCTGCCACTGAAAAGAACAATACCTGGAGCTTGGTAGACTTGCCAATTGGAAAGGAAGCAATTGATCTCAAGTGGATTTATAGGTCCAAGTTCAACCCAGATAGAACCTTGCAAAAGAACAAAGCTTGA